Proteins encoded in a region of the Novibacillus thermophilus genome:
- a CDS encoding carbohydrate ABC transporter permease: MRSVKVKWGLYHLLVGGFAILLLYPVIWLLMSSFKESEAIFVTADSLLPDPFIFDNYVQGWKGFGGHSFGVFIKNTVVFVGLTMVGHLVSSSFIAYGFARLKFFGRNFWFAVMLVTLMLPYEVVMVPQYIIFAKLDWLNSLKPLVVPAYFGHPFFIFLLVQFIRTIPRELDEAATIDGCGTFKIYYKIILPLITPALATTAIFSFYWTWDNLLGPVLYLNSPEKYTVSMALNMFLSNETVSNWGAMFAMSIVSLIPVFVVFFIFQRYVVEGISMTGLKG, from the coding sequence GTGCGTTCTGTCAAGGTGAAATGGGGGTTATACCACCTTCTCGTCGGCGGATTTGCCATTTTGTTGCTCTATCCGGTCATCTGGCTTTTGATGAGCTCATTTAAAGAGAGTGAAGCGATTTTTGTTACTGCCGATTCGTTACTGCCTGATCCGTTTATCTTCGATAACTACGTGCAAGGCTGGAAAGGTTTCGGCGGTCATTCATTCGGTGTGTTTATCAAAAATACCGTCGTGTTTGTCGGGTTGACGATGGTCGGTCATTTGGTTTCGTCATCGTTCATCGCTTACGGTTTTGCCCGGCTGAAGTTTTTCGGACGAAACTTTTGGTTTGCTGTCATGTTGGTCACGTTAATGCTGCCGTACGAGGTTGTCATGGTGCCGCAGTATATCATTTTTGCCAAACTCGACTGGTTAAACTCATTGAAACCGCTCGTCGTGCCGGCTTACTTCGGCCATCCGTTTTTCATCTTCCTCCTCGTGCAGTTTATTCGCACGATCCCGCGGGAACTCGACGAAGCGGCGACGATTGATGGTTGCGGCACTTTTAAAATATACTACAAAATTATTTTGCCTTTAATCACTCCCGCGCTGGCGACGACGGCTATTTTCTCCTTCTATTGGACGTGGGACAACTTACTCGGTCCGGTACTCTACTTAAACAGTCCGGAAAAGTACACCGTGTCGATGGCCTTGAACATGTTCTTAAGCAATGAAACCGTTTCTAACTGGGGGGCGATGTTCGCGATGTCCATCGTTTCCTTGATCCCGGTGTTCGTCGTCTTCTTTATCTTCCAGCGGTATGTGGTGGAAGGGATCAGCATGACGGGCTTGAAAGGGTAA
- a CDS encoding ZIP family metal transporter translates to MSFFLKLDPVWQAFLATLFTWGMTALGAALVFLTKRANQKFLDSMLGFAGGVMIAASFWSLIAPALEMAESGSVPEWVPAAVGFLLGGLFLSLINKLIPHLHPNLPMRKAEGMHSERKRRSTLLVLAVTLHNIPEGLAVGVSFGAAATELSSAGVTGALALAIGIGIQNFPEGTAVSMPLRRDGMSRLKSFGYGQLSGMVEPIAAVIGAAAVVTIEPLLPYALSFAAGAMIFVVAEEVIPASQEEGNKDLASMALMVGFTVMMILDVALG, encoded by the coding sequence ATGTCATTTTTTCTGAAGCTCGATCCTGTCTGGCAAGCTTTTTTGGCAACCTTGTTTACTTGGGGCATGACGGCATTGGGAGCCGCCCTTGTATTTCTAACCAAGCGTGCCAATCAAAAGTTTTTAGACAGTATGCTCGGTTTTGCAGGCGGTGTGATGATAGCTGCGAGCTTTTGGTCCCTCATCGCGCCTGCTTTGGAAATGGCTGAGAGCGGAAGCGTCCCGGAATGGGTGCCGGCAGCCGTCGGGTTTTTGCTCGGAGGATTGTTTTTATCGTTGATTAATAAATTGATTCCCCATCTCCATCCCAATTTGCCAATGAGAAAAGCAGAAGGGATGCATTCAGAAAGAAAACGGAGAAGTACGTTGCTCGTCCTTGCCGTGACGCTCCACAATATTCCAGAAGGTTTGGCTGTCGGAGTGTCGTTTGGAGCCGCAGCCACCGAATTGTCTTCAGCAGGGGTTACTGGGGCATTGGCCCTTGCGATCGGAATCGGAATCCAGAATTTTCCGGAAGGTACTGCCGTCTCTATGCCCCTTAGAAGAGATGGCATGTCGAGGCTAAAAAGTTTTGGTTACGGACAATTGTCTGGAATGGTCGAACCGATCGCCGCCGTGATTGGGGCGGCCGCTGTCGTGACCATTGAACCGTTGCTTCCTTACGCTTTAAGTTTTGCTGCAGGTGCGATGATATTCGTCGTGGCAGAGGAGGTCATTCCTGCCTCTCAGGAAGAAGGAAACAAAGACTTGGCATCGATGGCATTAATGGTGGGATTTACCGTGATGATGATTCTCGATGTCGCACTGGGTTAG
- a CDS encoding DUF2935 domain-containing protein, producing the protein MQYYYGTQMPLRVLDECEFWKLQESEHTVVIREAVQNLEQEYVDKLKKWEKDLTRTHQRVMRFMETAVRSDGTFLHSLYRDLMQLVSYCLDESQQFIHFLHQLKQKSEPINTNFVALTIMDHIVRESEYFIGIAQTILYQSKG; encoded by the coding sequence ATGCAATATTACTACGGGACTCAGATGCCTTTACGCGTATTGGACGAATGTGAATTTTGGAAACTTCAAGAATCCGAGCACACTGTCGTCATTCGGGAAGCTGTCCAAAATCTGGAGCAGGAGTATGTCGACAAATTAAAAAAGTGGGAAAAGGACTTAACACGCACACATCAGCGGGTGATGAGGTTTATGGAAACTGCCGTCCGCTCCGACGGGACCTTCTTGCATTCGTTATATCGAGACCTCATGCAATTGGTTTCCTACTGTTTAGATGAGAGCCAACAGTTTATTCATTTCCTTCATCAGCTGAAACAAAAGAGTGAACCGATTAACACAAACTTTGTAGCACTTACGATTATGGATCACATCGTTCGAGAATCTGAGTATTTTATTGGCATTGCCCAAACCATTTTGTATCAAAGCAAAGGATAG
- a CDS encoding BglG family transcription antiterminator: MQLDDRSNLILEDILNQPTLNSRDLIQKYNITRRQLGYSLKKINDWLTYQNLPPIERTRQGNFLIDESSFPLPVKPEGMHILSEDQRVYLIILMLLSQDDISLFHLTSALDVSKNTALKDLKRAQAYVSDYDVSIRYSRRLGYVMEGDEFRIRKLLIRITYKVLKMHNGERWLRQMACIRESELAELKKRIGKVEKKLNLQFTDEKIEMMPYTLMLVLRRVKKRHRVRPFSIQYEELSDTKEYQATEEILYDFRDIPVEERLFITLHLLTASVYWSEHLTEEEIPNLKQALDEMLQLFEKRACVVLQDKEQLLNKLLLHVKPAYYRIKYHLSEMNEHHDSVSKEFMALHHLVKQSINPLKNLIGMEIPESETSYFTMLIGGWLTRQGESLQEKVKAIVVCPSGVSVSRFMFSELQELFPEFVFLDSLSVREFEHYTLDYDLVFSPIYLETDKKLFIVDTVLKREEKNRLRRQVMLELHGYIPLDIQVEDLIGIVKRHASIQNEPALSRELNRYIHRHFSPSDHIRQDDSSNANLSDFITPDNITFKHSVSSWEEAIRLAAEPLIDSGKIEPKYVEAMVKHCDQDPYIVINPKVAIPHASPDEGVHEVSMSLLKLDRGVHFAGQYCIHVLVVIAAVDKHRHLKALMQLMKLAGSEEDVRHILQAASAEEIRSILKKYATE, translated from the coding sequence ATGCAACTTGACGACCGGAGTAATCTCATACTCGAAGATATATTAAACCAACCGACTCTCAACAGCAGGGACCTCATTCAAAAGTACAACATTACACGCAGACAACTCGGGTACAGCCTCAAAAAAATTAATGACTGGCTCACATACCAAAATCTTCCGCCGATTGAGCGGACCAGGCAGGGGAACTTTCTCATCGACGAGTCCAGTTTCCCCTTACCGGTTAAACCGGAAGGGATGCACATCCTTTCGGAAGACCAAAGAGTGTATTTGATTATCTTGATGTTGTTGAGTCAGGACGACATTTCTCTGTTTCACCTTACGAGTGCACTAGATGTGAGTAAAAATACCGCACTCAAGGATTTGAAGCGTGCGCAGGCATATGTTTCCGATTACGACGTCTCCATTCGGTATTCGAGGCGTCTCGGGTATGTGATGGAGGGGGATGAATTCCGGATACGGAAATTACTGATCCGTATCACGTACAAAGTGCTTAAGATGCACAACGGAGAAAGATGGTTGCGCCAAATGGCATGCATACGAGAAAGCGAATTAGCGGAATTAAAAAAGCGAATCGGCAAAGTAGAAAAGAAGTTAAATTTACAGTTTACAGACGAAAAAATTGAAATGATGCCTTATACGTTGATGTTAGTGTTAAGGCGGGTTAAAAAAAGACATCGAGTCAGGCCTTTTTCCATTCAGTACGAGGAACTGTCTGACACCAAAGAGTACCAGGCGACAGAAGAAATATTGTACGACTTTAGGGACATACCGGTGGAAGAACGGCTGTTTATCACATTGCATCTCCTCACAGCGAGCGTCTACTGGTCAGAGCATTTGACAGAAGAAGAGATTCCGAATTTAAAGCAGGCTCTTGACGAGATGCTGCAATTGTTTGAAAAGAGGGCGTGTGTTGTGTTGCAAGATAAAGAGCAGTTGTTGAATAAACTGCTCCTCCACGTCAAGCCAGCGTATTACCGGATTAAATACCATCTGAGCGAAATGAACGAACATCACGATTCGGTGAGCAAAGAATTCATGGCGTTGCACCACTTGGTGAAACAGTCGATAAACCCTTTGAAAAATTTAATTGGTATGGAAATACCAGAAAGTGAAACGTCCTATTTCACCATGCTGATTGGCGGATGGTTGACGAGACAGGGAGAGAGTCTCCAGGAAAAGGTGAAAGCGATCGTCGTTTGTCCGAGCGGCGTTTCCGTGTCGCGGTTCATGTTCAGTGAGTTGCAGGAGTTGTTTCCAGAGTTTGTGTTTCTAGATTCGTTGTCCGTCAGGGAGTTTGAACATTACACACTCGATTACGACCTCGTATTCTCGCCCATTTATTTAGAGACGGACAAGAAGTTGTTTATCGTCGACACTGTTCTCAAACGTGAAGAAAAAAACCGGCTGCGGCGTCAAGTGATGTTGGAACTGCACGGATACATTCCTCTCGATATTCAAGTGGAAGATTTGATCGGCATTGTCAAGAGGCATGCAAGTATTCAGAATGAACCAGCCCTTTCCAGGGAATTAAATCGTTACATTCATCGCCATTTTTCCCCGAGCGACCACATTCGGCAGGACGACTCGTCCAACGCGAATTTGTCCGATTTTATCACACCGGATAACATCACGTTTAAACATTCAGTGTCGTCGTGGGAAGAAGCGATTCGCCTCGCCGCCGAACCTTTAATTGACAGCGGAAAAATTGAACCAAAGTACGTGGAAGCGATGGTCAAGCATTGCGATCAGGACCCGTATATTGTGATCAACCCGAAAGTTGCCATACCCCATGCATCCCCTGATGAAGGAGTCCATGAAGTGTCCATGAGCCTTTTAAAATTGGACCGAGGTGTTCACTTTGCCGGACAGTACTGTATTCACGTTTTAGTTGTCATTGCGGCTGTCGACAAACACAGACATCTCAAAGCCCTCATGCAGTTGATGAAACTGGCAGGATCTGAAGAAGATGTACGTCACATCTTGCAAGCGGCTTCGGCCGAGGAAATCCGCTCCATATTAAAAAAGTACGCGACAGAATAA
- a CDS encoding PTS sugar transporter subunit IIA, translating into MNIFFDESVILLDLEADTAEEVLTVMANHLVDKGLVKDSFVHAMIEREAQFATGLPTEGISVAIPHTDIEHVNQKTISVAVLKEPVDFGVMGEAEAKTPVKLVFMLAMDQAHSQLSILQRLMQVFQDKETLHYLTHEKNKTQIKNVLAEKLKIALKGGE; encoded by the coding sequence ATGAATATTTTTTTTGACGAATCCGTCATTTTGTTAGATCTAGAAGCAGATACAGCAGAAGAAGTGTTAACCGTCATGGCCAACCATCTGGTAGATAAGGGGCTCGTAAAAGACAGTTTTGTTCACGCCATGATTGAACGTGAAGCACAATTTGCCACTGGTTTACCGACCGAGGGCATCTCTGTTGCGATTCCTCATACAGATATTGAACACGTGAACCAAAAAACGATCAGCGTTGCCGTTTTAAAAGAACCTGTGGATTTTGGAGTGATGGGAGAGGCTGAAGCCAAAACGCCGGTTAAACTCGTCTTCATGCTTGCAATGGACCAGGCTCATTCACAGTTGTCCATACTGCAGCGATTGATGCAAGTTTTTCAAGATAAAGAAACGCTGCACTATCTCACCCACGAGAAAAATAAAACACAAATAAAAAACGTACTAGCTGAAAAGCTGAAAATTGCGTTGAAGGGAGGTGAATGA
- a CDS encoding PTS sugar transporter subunit IIB, with protein MGKKKVLIACGAGIATSTVVSNAVEEMIKEHNINADVHQIKIAEIGAHVDTADVLITTTIVQNDYPFPVINARSFLTGIGLEETKQEILKALKD; from the coding sequence ATGGGGAAGAAAAAAGTTCTGATCGCATGTGGAGCGGGCATTGCCACATCCACAGTCGTCAGTAACGCAGTTGAAGAAATGATTAAAGAACACAATATAAACGCTGACGTACACCAAATTAAAATTGCTGAAATCGGGGCCCATGTGGATACCGCTGACGTATTAATCACCACGACCATCGTACAGAACGACTATCCTTTTCCCGTTATCAATGCAAGGTCCTTTTTAACGGGAATCGGATTGGAGGAGACGAAACAAGAAATTCTTAAAGCGCTGAAAGACTGA
- a CDS encoding PTS galactitol transporter subunit IIC, which produces MQRVVDFMQSFLDLGATVILPVVIFLLGVLFGQKIGKAFRSGIIIGVAFVGIFMVVDLLVNNLGPAAQGMVERLGVDLNVIDIGWPAASSISWASSIAAFIIPLGLVVNVIMLLTKTTRTMNVDIWNFWHYTFMGAMVYVISGSLIQGLIAAVLFQIVCLKVADWTAPLLEKYFDLPGVSVATGSTISYAPIGIPLVKLVQKIPVVKNWNADPDTIQKRFGFFGESMFIGLVLGVVIGLLAGYSTGEVIEIGMAMAAVMVLMPRMVKLLMEGLMPISESAREFLSKRFGNSKIYIGLDAAVAIGHPAVISTALILVPITVLLAVVLPGNSLLPFGDLATIPFVVAFIVGAARGNIVHSVIVGTVVIAMSLYMATDVADVHTQMAVAADFDMPEGAAKISSIDQGGNLVNYVIYKIFALFH; this is translated from the coding sequence ATGCAAAGAGTCGTCGATTTTATGCAATCGTTTTTAGATCTGGGCGCGACGGTCATATTGCCCGTTGTCATCTTTTTACTCGGGGTTCTCTTCGGGCAAAAAATCGGGAAGGCCTTTCGATCAGGCATTATTATCGGCGTTGCGTTTGTCGGGATATTCATGGTCGTCGATTTACTCGTCAATAATTTGGGACCGGCAGCCCAAGGTATGGTCGAACGGTTAGGTGTTGACTTAAATGTGATTGACATCGGATGGCCGGCTGCCTCATCCATTTCGTGGGCTTCTTCCATCGCAGCCTTTATAATTCCCCTCGGGTTAGTGGTCAATGTGATCATGTTGCTGACGAAGACGACGAGAACGATGAATGTGGATATTTGGAACTTTTGGCATTACACGTTTATGGGCGCCATGGTATACGTCATTTCTGGCAGCTTGATACAGGGCTTGATTGCAGCAGTATTGTTCCAGATCGTCTGTCTTAAGGTCGCCGACTGGACGGCGCCGTTGTTGGAGAAGTACTTCGATTTGCCGGGGGTGTCAGTAGCGACTGGCAGTACTATTTCGTACGCCCCGATCGGGATTCCGTTAGTGAAGCTGGTCCAAAAAATTCCAGTCGTCAAAAATTGGAATGCCGATCCTGACACGATTCAGAAAAGGTTTGGCTTTTTCGGGGAATCCATGTTTATCGGCCTCGTACTCGGAGTGGTGATCGGACTTTTAGCGGGATATTCAACCGGTGAGGTCATCGAAATCGGTATGGCGATGGCGGCCGTGATGGTGTTGATGCCGCGCATGGTCAAACTTCTAATGGAAGGTTTAATGCCGATATCAGAATCGGCGCGTGAATTTTTATCCAAGCGGTTTGGCAATAGCAAAATTTATATTGGACTGGATGCGGCGGTTGCCATCGGACATCCAGCCGTGATCTCCACTGCCCTCATACTCGTCCCGATTACCGTTTTGCTGGCCGTCGTGTTACCTGGAAACTCGCTTTTGCCGTTTGGCGACTTAGCGACGATCCCATTTGTTGTCGCGTTCATTGTGGGAGCGGCCAGGGGGAACATCGTTCATTCCGTGATCGTCGGAACCGTTGTCATTGCCATGTCCCTCTACATGGCGACGGACGTTGCGGATGTGCACACCCAGATGGCAGTAGCCGCTGACTTCGATATGCCGGAAGGCGCGGCTAAAATTTCCAGTATCGACCAGGGTGGCAACTTAGTGAACTATGTGATCTACAAAATCTTTGCACTGTTTCACTAA
- a CDS encoding zinc-binding dehydrogenase: protein MKALVKTEPGFGNLVVQDREEPKVGKDQVKIRVKYAGICGSDIHTYEGHYKVKAPVTLGHEFSGEIVELGDHVSEFQEGDRVTSETTFYICGRCKYCQTADYNLCPHREGLGTQRDGGFAKYLIARKESVHKLPENVDFKSAALTEPLACAHHAVSKATIREKDVAVVLGPGPIGLLTAQVAKSQGATVVIAGLSHDKMRLEKAKALGIDWAVNIQEENVEKVVGRLTNGYGADLVFECSGAVKAVKTGLELLRKKGQYVQVGIFPTADISVDFEKVIQKEIRVVGSRSQNPRDWEPSLALMNDGTVNAKALVTHEFEITQWEKAYEVIKSGEAIKVLLRPVE, encoded by the coding sequence GTGAAGGCACTGGTTAAAACGGAACCGGGATTTGGCAATCTCGTCGTACAGGACCGTGAAGAACCGAAAGTCGGCAAAGATCAGGTGAAAATACGGGTCAAGTATGCCGGCATTTGCGGATCGGACATTCACACGTATGAAGGGCATTACAAAGTAAAGGCGCCTGTCACGTTGGGACACGAATTTTCCGGAGAGATTGTAGAGCTGGGAGACCATGTTTCTGAGTTTCAGGAAGGGGATCGTGTCACATCGGAGACAACCTTCTACATTTGTGGCAGATGTAAGTACTGTCAAACGGCAGACTACAATCTTTGTCCGCATCGGGAAGGTCTGGGTACGCAACGGGACGGGGGCTTTGCCAAATATTTGATTGCCCGGAAAGAAAGTGTGCACAAACTGCCGGAGAACGTCGACTTTAAATCAGCAGCGTTGACAGAACCGTTGGCATGTGCCCATCACGCTGTTTCCAAAGCGACGATACGTGAAAAAGATGTGGCCGTTGTTCTCGGTCCGGGACCGATCGGGTTGTTGACTGCGCAGGTGGCTAAAAGCCAGGGGGCTACCGTTGTGATCGCTGGTTTGTCCCACGATAAAATGCGTCTGGAGAAGGCGAAGGCGTTAGGCATTGACTGGGCCGTCAACATCCAGGAAGAGAACGTTGAGAAAGTCGTCGGCCGGTTGACGAACGGCTACGGTGCGGATTTAGTGTTTGAGTGCTCTGGTGCAGTAAAGGCTGTCAAAACGGGGCTAGAACTGTTACGTAAAAAAGGGCAGTACGTGCAAGTGGGGATATTTCCTACAGCGGACATTTCCGTCGATTTTGAAAAGGTGATTCAGAAAGAAATTCGTGTCGTGGGCAGCAGAAGTCAAAATCCCCGCGACTGGGAACCGTCACTCGCTTTAATGAATGACGGCACAGTGAATGCCAAAGCGTTAGTGACCCATGAATTTGAGATTACGCAATGGGAGAAGGCGTACGAAGTGATTAAGAGCGGTGAAGCGATTAAGGTGTTGCTGCGGCCAGTAGAATAG
- a CDS encoding galactitol-1-phosphate 5-dehydrogenase, which translates to MRALKLYGKQDLRFEEAPEPVIERGSDVIVKVKAVGVCGSDISRYAKLGPYVSGTIFGHEFSGEVAEVGGEVKHVKVGDRVAGCPAICCGQCESCQKGEPARCESLHVIGAFHPGAYAEYVKLPAENVIPIPDSVDFDTAALVEPSAVVVHGFYKTNIQPGATVAVVGSGNIGLLAVQWAKIFGARKVFAIDVEGERLKVARDVGADEWINPQEKAAHEQIMELTDGRGVDLAVESAGSPLTSAQVFALPRKGGEVLFLGIPYADVSIERFYFERIVRNELTVLGSWNAVSAPFPGREWSTSIHYMSRGHIRVNPLVSHRLPLQEGPHTFDDIVNGKGSYRKVLFYPEAK; encoded by the coding sequence ATGAGGGCATTGAAGCTTTACGGAAAACAGGATTTACGCTTTGAAGAAGCTCCTGAACCGGTCATTGAGAGGGGCAGTGACGTCATTGTCAAGGTAAAGGCGGTTGGAGTTTGCGGTTCGGACATTTCCCGATACGCAAAGCTGGGACCGTATGTGTCCGGCACGATATTCGGCCATGAATTCTCCGGCGAAGTCGCAGAGGTGGGGGGAGAAGTCAAACATGTGAAGGTCGGTGATCGCGTAGCGGGTTGTCCGGCGATTTGCTGTGGTCAATGTGAAAGTTGCCAGAAGGGCGAGCCGGCCCGATGCGAAAGCCTCCATGTGATCGGTGCTTTTCACCCCGGTGCTTATGCCGAATACGTCAAGTTGCCGGCAGAAAATGTGATTCCCATTCCAGACAGTGTTGATTTTGATACGGCTGCGCTGGTCGAGCCATCGGCCGTTGTCGTACACGGATTTTATAAGACAAACATTCAACCGGGGGCGACCGTTGCGGTAGTCGGAAGTGGAAATATTGGCTTATTGGCTGTACAGTGGGCGAAAATCTTTGGAGCCCGTAAGGTCTTCGCCATTGATGTCGAAGGCGAGAGACTGAAGGTCGCGAGAGACGTCGGAGCCGATGAGTGGATCAACCCTCAAGAGAAAGCGGCCCACGAACAGATAATGGAGTTGACGGACGGTCGGGGCGTTGACCTCGCCGTCGAGTCGGCGGGGTCTCCCCTTACATCGGCCCAAGTGTTTGCACTGCCCCGCAAGGGAGGGGAAGTGCTGTTTTTAGGTATCCCGTACGCCGACGTTTCCATCGAGCGCTTTTATTTTGAGCGAATCGTCCGCAACGAATTGACGGTGTTAGGGTCGTGGAATGCCGTGTCTGCTCCTTTTCCGGGAAGGGAGTGGAGCACATCTATTCACTACATGAGTAGAGGGCACATTCGTGTAAACCCCCTTGTTTCACACCGATTGCCTTTACAGGAAGGGCCACATACGTTTGACGACATAGTCAACGGTAAGGGTTCTTACAGAAAAGTCCTCTTCTACCCCGAAGCAAAATGA
- a CDS encoding FAD-dependent oxidoreductase: MRYDIAIVGAGPAGASAGLFAAKAGKKTIMFDHGKSVTKRAWIQNHYGVKDIDGPDLIRVGQEQATQFGAELKQEEVTNIVKTDSGFSLETENGTYEAKYVILATGVTVDLAEKIGVATKPGSEPRIKKVLDLDDKGETSIKGIWGAGTVADVSMHTIITAGDGAKVAINIISELNQERYVDHDFK, translated from the coding sequence GTGAGGTACGATATTGCCATCGTTGGAGCTGGACCAGCCGGAGCGAGCGCCGGTCTTTTCGCAGCGAAAGCCGGGAAAAAAACGATCATGTTTGACCACGGCAAAAGCGTGACAAAACGGGCCTGGATCCAAAACCACTACGGTGTGAAAGATATCGACGGCCCCGACTTAATCCGCGTCGGACAAGAACAAGCGACACAGTTCGGTGCGGAGCTAAAGCAGGAAGAAGTGACGAATATTGTCAAAACGGACAGCGGATTTAGCCTTGAAACCGAAAACGGTACGTACGAAGCAAAGTACGTCATCCTAGCTACCGGGGTAACCGTCGATTTAGCTGAAAAAATCGGCGTTGCGACCAAGCCTGGTTCAGAGCCGCGGATCAAAAAGGTCCTCGACTTAGACGACAAAGGGGAAACATCCATTAAAGGAATTTGGGGAGCCGGAACCGTTGCAGATGTGAGTATGCACACGATCATCACAGCGGGTGACGGTGCAAAAGTGGCCATTAACATCATCAGCGAACTCAACCAAGAACGTTACGTCGATCACGACTTTAAATAA
- the solA gene encoding N-methyl-L-tryptophan oxidase encodes MGTHYDVIVIGAGSMGMSSGYYLAKKGVKTLLVDAFDPPHTNGSHHGDTRIIRHAYGEGRKYVPLALRAQELWDELQKETNLPIFKQTGVLGFGPSDSAFIKEAIASGRQYALPLELLKAEEVSKRWPGVRLPEGFHACFEPTSGVLFSENCVKAFRQLAQEHGAALSVHTLVEDIAVNRNFVQIETSKGAYTAEKLIVTAGAWNGQILSKLKLNLSLQPKRQTVGWFACDESLYNDSVFPAFFADTGTAQYYGFPSFNGSGLKLGRHDYGQVTDPDQINRQFGIYPEDEGHIRRFLEVYMPQAAGTLKRGRVCMYTKTPDDHFIVDVHPAYDHVVMAAGFSGHGFKFSSVIGEVLSQLAVDGKTEHDISIFSVTRPALK; translated from the coding sequence ATGGGGACGCATTACGATGTGATCGTAATCGGCGCCGGTTCGATGGGGATGTCTTCCGGTTACTACCTTGCGAAAAAAGGGGTTAAGACGTTACTGGTCGACGCTTTTGACCCTCCGCATACGAATGGGAGTCACCACGGCGATACGCGCATTATTCGGCATGCTTATGGAGAGGGGAGAAAATACGTCCCTCTAGCTCTGAGAGCTCAGGAGCTGTGGGACGAATTGCAGAAAGAAACGAACCTCCCCATTTTCAAACAAACCGGCGTGTTGGGGTTTGGCCCCTCAGATTCAGCGTTTATCAAAGAAGCGATCGCAAGTGGGAGACAGTACGCATTGCCCCTGGAGCTCTTAAAGGCGGAAGAAGTAAGCAAACGCTGGCCCGGGGTCCGACTGCCTGAAGGTTTTCACGCGTGTTTTGAGCCAACTTCCGGGGTTTTGTTTAGTGAAAATTGTGTCAAGGCGTTTCGTCAACTTGCCCAGGAACACGGGGCGGCACTGTCCGTTCACACACTTGTCGAAGACATTGCCGTTAACCGTAATTTCGTTCAGATCGAGACAAGTAAAGGTGCCTATACTGCAGAGAAACTTATTGTCACTGCGGGAGCGTGGAACGGCCAAATCTTGTCCAAACTGAAACTCAATCTCTCTCTCCAACCAAAACGGCAAACGGTTGGATGGTTTGCATGCGACGAATCGCTGTACAATGACAGCGTCTTTCCGGCGTTTTTCGCCGATACCGGAACCGCCCAATATTACGGTTTTCCCAGTTTTAACGGCAGCGGATTGAAACTGGGGCGACACGATTACGGCCAGGTGACAGACCCCGACCAGATCAACCGCCAGTTCGGCATATATCCAGAGGACGAGGGGCATATCCGTCGCTTCTTAGAGGTCTATATGCCGCAAGCGGCAGGGACTTTAAAGCGGGGACGCGTATGCATGTACACCAAGACGCCGGATGACCATTTCATCGTAGACGTGCACCCGGCATACGACCATGTGGTGATGGCGGCCGGATTTTCCGGTCACGGTTTTAAGTTTTCGAGTGTGATCGGAGAAGTCCTCAGCCAGCTGGCTGTGGATGGAAAAACAGAACATGACATCTCAATCTTTTCAGTGACGCGTCCGGCTCTGAAATAG